In Sphingomonas oryzagri, the genomic stretch GCGAGCGGGCCGCGGCGGACGCTGGCGCGATGCCGCAGCCCGCGATGGCGCCAGCGATGGCAAAGGCCGAACAGCCGCAGACGATCGCCCGCCCGGCGCCGGCCGAGCAGGTCATCTACCGGCCGCAGCGCGTGACGAAGACCGGTTTCCGCCCGGCTTTCAGCACCTCGCGCAGCTGACACGCTTCATAATCGACGCCAACGCCGCTCCGCTCCGTGCGGGGCGGCGTTTCGCTTTTCGATGGACGAAGGCTTGCGCACCGGCCGCATCGGCCCCAAGTGGGCGCCATGCTCATCGAGACCGAAACGACGCCCAACCCGTCGACGCTCAAGTTCCTGCCCGGCCAGGTCGTGATGGACGCGGGCACCCGCGATTTCGCCGACCCCGAAGAGGCGGAGGCATCGCCGCTGGCGGAGGCGCTGTTCTCGCTCGGCGATGTCGAGGGCGTGTTCTTCGGCCGCGATTTCATCTCGGTCACGATCGGCGCCGGTGGCGACTGGCGCGATGCCAAGCCACAGGTGCTGGGCGTTCTGCTCGATCATTTCGCCGGCGGCGCGCCGCTGTTCCGCGCATCCGCGCACAACGGTATCGACGTTGCCGCCGATGAGGAATTGCCCTCCGATCCGGAGGATGCCGACATCGTCGACCAGATCAAGGATCTGATCGATACGCGCGTCCGCCCCGCCGTGGCGCGCGATGGCGGCGACATCGTCTATCGCGGCTTCCAGAAGGGCACGGTGTTTCTTGCGATGCACGGTGCCTGCTCGGGCTGCCCATCCTCGACCGCGACGCTGAAGCAGGGCATCGAGCAGCTTCTGAAGCACTATGTGCCGGAAGTGACCGACGTCCGCGCCGTCTGATCCGCACGCCCAAGGGGATTTTCATGACCAAGACGCTCGACGAGGCTGGCCTCGACCTGATCTTCCGCACCGCGCGCAGCTATAATGGCTACGCGGCCGATGCGGTGAGCGATGCCGATCTGCAGGCGATCTACGATCTCGCCAAGATGGGGCCGACCGCCGCCAACCAGCAGCCGATGCGGATCGTCTGGGTGAAGTCCTCCGAGGCGAAGCAGAAGCTGTCCACGCTGGTATCGGCGAACAACGAGAAAAAGGTGCTGGGCGCGCCCGTGACCGCGATCATCGGCATGGACCACGATTTCCCCGAAACTCTGGCGAAGGTGTTTCCGCATACCAACGCCAAGGCCTGGTTCGAGGGCAACCGGCCGCTGATCGAAAGCTCGGCTTTCCGCAATTCGTCGCTGCAGGGTGCCTATCTGATCCTCGCGGCGCGCGCGCTCGGCTTCGACGTCGGCCCGATGTCGGGCTTCGACAACGACAAGGTCGACGAAGCCTTCTTCGCCGGCACCAACATCAAGTCCAATTTCATCGCGACGATCGGTCACGGCGACCCTGCCTCGATCTTCGATCGTCTGCCTCGGCTTGACTTCGACGAGACCAACAG encodes the following:
- a CDS encoding NifU family protein encodes the protein MLIETETTPNPSTLKFLPGQVVMDAGTRDFADPEEAEASPLAEALFSLGDVEGVFFGRDFISVTIGAGGDWRDAKPQVLGVLLDHFAGGAPLFRASAHNGIDVAADEELPSDPEDADIVDQIKDLIDTRVRPAVARDGGDIVYRGFQKGTVFLAMHGACSGCPSSTATLKQGIEQLLKHYVPEVTDVRAV
- a CDS encoding malonic semialdehyde reductase, producing the protein MTKTLDEAGLDLIFRTARSYNGYAADAVSDADLQAIYDLAKMGPTAANQQPMRIVWVKSSEAKQKLSTLVSANNEKKVLGAPVTAIIGMDHDFPETLAKVFPHTNAKAWFEGNRPLIESSAFRNSSLQGAYLILAARALGFDVGPMSGFDNDKVDEAFFAGTNIKSNFIATIGHGDPASIFDRLPRLDFDETNSIV